The Lycium barbarum isolate Lr01 chromosome 10, ASM1917538v2, whole genome shotgun sequence genome includes a region encoding these proteins:
- the LOC132613386 gene encoding uncharacterized protein LOC132613386, translating into MCSKTADKLRWHDEERSKDGKLRHPADGQAWKDFDSLHPDFAKDSRNVRLGLASDGFNPFRTMSISHSTWPVVLMVYNFPPWMSMKQEYCMLSLLISGPRSPGNDIDIYLQPLIEELKVLWELGVDTYDASRNQTFQMRASLMWTINDFPAYAMLSGWSTKGKLACPCCNYGTNSCYLKHSRKMCYMDHRVFLPMDHPWRSNKRSYNGKTEFRPPPQLLKGTDVFNMLQNVENVFGKKQKKSNHNSLRHNLDVMHIEKNIFDNIIGTLLDISGKTKDHENARYDLKEMGIRKNLQPKDTKDGKKIKLAQACYFMTNGERSTFCGVLKNAKLLDGSASNISRCVQPAERKISNYKTHDAHFMLHYLLPIPIKSILPDHVAIPFIRLSSFFRRLCQKVITPEDLDCLEAEIRETVSQLERIFPPCFFDIMVHLAIHLPNELRLGGPVQGRWMYPPERFMCRFKSYVRNKNHAEGSIAEAYLVEECLNLCSRYLHGGVHTRYNRRSRNNDECGSTDAQTCSLFPDKGCPLGGKMGDPDELDDKSLNQAHRYILSNCEEIQDYVREHELEVNSHERRSKWRKAKTHSQNFAQWFESRVLHDDVPDLIKQLSRGPSSIAKRYSGYLINGYRFHVRQRDVRRKTQNSGITLVALTTSFASSKDKNPVDANVTYYGHFKVVLFKCDWYEAAEDTYGLTYVYFNKRCYQEEPFVLASQAHQCFYVQDPYDQDKHYVMKTVPRDLFSISDQLESDAPHCYGDESSEHSMAPSIPNDNGEVVLVRSDVPETIIDVPLEGFLAQQTEIGSGDEFDVFQHFGTKFQHFSTAVFQHFCSAVFQHFGTKFQHFSTTLFQHFCSVVLQQ; encoded by the exons ATGTGCTCAAAGACAGCGGATAAATTGAGGTGGCATGACGAGGAGCGGTCCAAAGATGGAAAGTTAAGGCACCCTGCTGATGGCCAAGCATGGAAAGACTTTGATAGCCTTCATCCAGATTTTGCAAAAGATTCTCGCAATGTGAGACTTGGCTTGGCAAGTGACGGATTCAATCCATTTCGGACCATGAGCATATCTCATAGTACATGGCCAGTTGTCTTAATGGTGTATAATTTTCCTCCTTGGATGTCCATGAAACAAGAATATTGCATGCTTTCTTTGCTTATATCTGGTCCGCGATCTCCTGGAAATGACATTGACATTTATTTGCAGCCATTAATAGAAGAGTTGAAGGTATTGTGGGAGTTAGGGGTAGACACATATGATGCTTCGAGAAATCAAACCTTTCAAATGCGAGCATCTCTTATGTGGACAATTAATGACTTCCCTGCATATGCTATGTTATCCGGATGGAGTACAAAAGGAAAATTGGCTTGTCCTTGTTGTAATTATGGCACTAATTCTTGCTATCTGAAACATAGCCGGAAAATGTGTTACATGGACCATCGTGTTTTTCTACCCATGGATCATCCATGGAGATCTAACAAAAGGTCTTACAATGGAAAAACAGAATTTAGGCCTCCTCCACAATTGTTAAAGGGAACCGATGTGTTTAATATGTTACAGAATGTTGAAAATGTGTTTGGGAAGAAGCAAAAGAAATCAAAC CACAACTCGCTTCGCCACAACCTTGATGTAATGCATATTGAGAAGAACATATTTGATAACATAATAGGAACACTTTTGGATATATCTGGCAAGACGAAGGATCATGAAAATGCTCGTTATGACCTCAAAGAGATGGGCATTAGGAAAAACCTTCAACCAAAAGATACAAAGGATGGCAAGAAAATAAAGCTTGCACAAGCATGCTACTTTATGACTAATGGAGAAAGATCTACTTTTTGTGGTGTTTTAAAGAATGCAAAGCTACTTGATGGTAGTGCTTCGAACATTTCCCGATGTGTGCAACCAGCCGAAAGAAAAATATCTAATTATAAGACCCATGATGCCCATTTCATGCTACATTACTTGTTGCCAATACCAATTAAAAGCATACTTCCTGATCATGTTGCTATTCCTTTTATTCGTCTAAGCTCCTTTTTTCGTCGTTTATGTCAAAAGGTTATCACACCAGAGGATCTAGATTGTTTGGAAGCAGAGATTAGAGAAACAGTGAGCCAATTGGAGCGAATTTTTCCTCCTTGTTTTTTTGATATAATGGTTCATTTGGCTATCCATTTGCCAAACGAGCTAAGATTAGGAGGTCCAGTCCAGGGCCGATGGATGTATCCTCCTGAAAGATTTATGTGTAGGTTCAAGTCGTATGTTCGTAACAAAAACCATGCAGAAGGATCCATTGCTGAAGCATATCTAGTTGAAGAGTGTCTAAATTTATGCTCAAGATACTTACATGGTGGTGTACATACTAGATATAATAGAAGATCCCGAAACAATGATGAATGTGGTTCAACTGATGCACAAACTTGTAGTTTGTTCCCTGACAAAGGTTGTCCTTTAGGAGGGAAAATGGGTGATCCAGATGAGCTAGATGACAAGTCACTAAATCAAGCACATAGATACATATTGAGCAATTGTGAAGAAATTCAAGATTATGTCAG AGAGCACGAGCTTGAAGTTAATAGTCATGAGCGAAGATCTAAATGGAGAAAGGCCAAGACTCATAGTCAAAACTTTGCTCAATGGTTTGAAAGCCGTGTTTTGCATGACGATGTGCCTGATTTGATAAAACAATTGTCTAGAGGACCAAGTTCAATTGCTAAAAGATACTCTGGGTATCTCATTAATGGATATAGATTCCATGTGAGGCAGCGTGATGTAAGGAGAAAAACACAAAATAGTGGTATTACATTAGTTGCACTAACTACAAGTTTTGCAAGCTCAAAGGATAAAAATCCAGTTGATGCAAATGTGACTTATTATGGTCATTTTAAGGTTGTGTTGTTTAAGTGTGACTGGTATGAGGCTGCAGAAGATACTTACGGTCTTACTTATGTCTACTTCAACAAGAGATGCTATCAAGAAGAGCCCTTTGTGCTAGCATCACAAGCACACCAATGCTTCTATGTGCAAGATCCATATGATCAAGATAAACACTACGTTATGAAGACCGTCCCGAGAGACTTGTTTAGCATAAGTGATCAACTAGAATCTGATGCTCCTCACTGTTATGGAGATGAGTCGTCTGAACATTCGATGGCCCCGTCTATACCAAATGATAATGGTGAAGTTGTTTTAGTAAGGAGTGATGTACCTGAAACCATTATTGATGTGCCTCTAGAAGGATTTCTTGCGCAACAAACTGAAATTGGATCTGGAGATGAGTTTGAT GTTTTTCAACATTTCGGTACTAAGTTTCAGCATTTTAGTACAGCTGTGTTTCAGCATTTCTGTAGTGCT GTTTTTCAGCATTTCGGTACTAAGTTTCAGCATTTTAGTACAACTCTGTTTCAGCATTTCTGTAGTGTTGTGCTTCAGCAGTGA